From one Lolium rigidum isolate FL_2022 chromosome 4, APGP_CSIRO_Lrig_0.1, whole genome shotgun sequence genomic stretch:
- the LOC124705523 gene encoding cyclin-dependent kinase inhibitor 4-like encodes MGKYMRKPKVSGEVAVMELTAAPLGVRTRARAALAMQSQPLDQGDYLQLRSRKLEKPPPPHREPAARRKGAAPSELASADRAEAEADEVSFGENVLELEPVERSTRETTPCSLIRSSETISTPGSTTRPSHSSSHRRVQAPVRHSIPSSAEMNDFFSAAEQPQLQAFIDKYNFDPVNDCPLPGRYEWVKLD; translated from the exons ATGGGCAAGTACATGCGCAAGCccaaggtctccggcgaggtcgccGTCATGGAGCTCACCGCCGCGCCGCTCGGGGTCCGcacccgcgcgcgcgccgccctcgcgatgcagagccagccgctcGACCAGGGGGACTACCTCCAGCTCAGGAGCCGGAAGCTCGAGAAGCCGCCACCGCCGCACAGAGAGCCGGCCGCGAGGAGGAAGGGCGCCGCGCCTTCCGAGCTTGCCTCGGCGGACCGGGCGGAGGCCGAGGCCGACGAGGTCTCCTTCGGGGAGAACGTGCTCGAGCTGGAGCCCGTGGAGAG GAGTACCAGGGAGACGACACCCTGCAGCCTGATTAGGAGCTCAGAAACGATAAGCACTCCTGGATCCACCACAAGACCGAGCCACTCGAGTTCCCATCGCAGGGTGCAAGCTCCAGTACGCCATAGTATCCCAAGTTCAGCAGAGATGAACGATTTTTTCTCTGCTGCAGAGCAGCCGCAGCTGCAAGCCTTCATCGACAA GTACAACTTTGATCCTGTGAACGACTGCCCTCTCCCTGGACGATACGAGTGGGTGAAGCTAGACTGA